CAAAGGTGCGAGAGTGATCGGGATCGCCGGCGGGGCTGAGAAGTGCCGGATGCTGACCGAGGAACTCGGCTTCGATGCGGCCGTCGACTATCGGAGTGAGAACGTCCTGCTGCGCCTGCGGGAGGTCGCTCCGCAGGGGATCGACCTCTATTTCGACAACGTCGGCGGTGACATCCTCGATGCCGCGCTCGCCAACCTCCGGCGTGGCGCCCGCATCGTCATCTGCGGTGCGATCTCGGCCTACAACGCGGAGAAGCTCCCTCCGGGGCCTTCGCGGTATATGTCGCTGCTGGTTCACCGGGCGTCTATGACGGGCTTCGTCGTTTTCGACTATGCGGATCGTTACGGTGAGGCGGTCGGGGAGATCTCCGGTTGGCTGGCCGAGGGCAGGATCAAGAGCAGGGAGCATGTCGTGGACGGCGGCGTCGCCCGCTTCGGTGAAACCTTGAACATGCTGTTCACAGGTGCCAACACCGGCAAACTCGTGCTCGCCGTGTAGCGCCATACTGTCCAGGTGACCGATACAGAGGACCGCTCGCGCGCGGACCAGACCCGTGCGCGGCTGCTCGAGGCGGCGGTGGTCGCCTTCGCCGAACGCGGCTTCCACGGCTCGACGACGCGCGACATCACATCGATCGCCGGAGTGAGCACGGGGGCGATCTACGTGTACCACCGTTCCAAGGAAGAGCTGCTCTACCAGATCTCGCACGCCGGTCACCTGGACACCCTGGAGCGCGTCCGCGCTGCCATCGCTTCGGCACAGGACCCCGCCGAGCAACTGGTCGCCGTGATGAGGGAGTTCACGATCCATCACGCACGCGCCCATACCGTCGCCCGGATCATCAACTACGAGCTCGCCGCTCTGAGCCCGGAACATCAACAGGAGATCAAGGAAACCCGGCGTGCGATCGAGGGAGAGGTCCGGAGCCTGATCGAGCGCGGGGCGGCCGCCGGGGTGTTCGAGAACTCGAACATCCATATGGCCGCGACCGCTCTGCTCTCGCTGGGAATTGATATCGCGCGCTGGTATCACGAGGGTGGTTCCTGGTCACCGGAGGACATCGGCGACTACTACGCGGACCTCGCGCTACGAATCGTGGGCGGTCGGCGGCCGGGTCACCCCGACTCCGCTCGATCGTGACGATCTCAGGATGATCACCTCCGGAGCGCAGCTACTGCCCACTAAATTTCTTCGGACGTCGGCTCGGAACCGGCCCCGAGGGGATTCGCCGCCATCCTGGCGGCGAGGCCGGACTGCATCGCACGGGCGGCGGAGCTGCCGGTCTTCCGGTCGGCTTGGGCCTGGAAGCAGGCAAGGAACTCGTCGGCGAGCCCGAGGCGGGGGTACCGCTGGAGTACTTCGGCACGGAACGCGGGGCTGAAATCATCGATGTTCATTCCCACGATGTCCACCGCAGCCGCCCGCGACAGCAAGTGACCCTCAGGGTCGTCGGCCACGTCCACGTCAGGCTCCATATGTCTGGCGATGACTTCGCCGAGGCGTTCGCGGCGCTCGCTCGGCCAACCGGCGCCGGCGGCGAACACCCGGGCGACATGGCCACCGGCCTCCTCGAAGGGGACGGTGTGGCTGTCGAACTCCGGCACCAGGCCGATGTCGTGGAGCATCGCGGCCGTGAACAGCAACTCGGCGTCGTATCGGATGCCCTGCCGGCTGCCGTAGGCAGCCGCCCAGACGTAGACGCGGCGCGAGTGGTTCAGCAAGGCGGCGGACTGGTAAGCGGAGACCACCTCCAAGGCAGCCGATGACGCGGCCGTGTCAGGCATCACGAGATCGTCCAGAACGCCCATGCTTCGACAATACGGCGTTTCACAACATCGGGCACGGCGGATTCGGGGGGTCGAATACCCCCGACAGCGGTGCCCGAATAGTGAAAACCGCAAAGAACTGCCTGATCGATATTCGACACAAAGGCAGCGAACTGGTCTTCTGGGCGGTTTTGTCGACAGCATATTCCGCCCGCCATTTCAGTTCCGGCGGTCGCTTGATCCCGGCATCCGAGGAGCGCATCATGGATCGTAGCGGACATGTTGCTGAACCGGCCGGGCTGAGGCCGCCTCGAGAAACAGCCCCAGCGATGGCCTTCGAATGAACGACGTCGGCAGCACAGAAGGGTGGAGACAATGGCATCCAAGCGTCAGCCCCGGAGCGAAGTGCACGAAATTGATCCCCGCTGGGCCGAAGCCCTGGAAGCGTCGGATGAGAGACGCCTGTTCCGCGAAGCGACCCCTGTTCCCATGCCACGGGTGTCGGAGGAAGAACTGGCCGAGATCACGAAAGAGGAGCCAGAGGAGCAGTCCGAGAACGAGAGTTCGAGTAGATCCTTCATCGGTCCACGCACGGCGCCGACAGAGGCCGATTTGGCGGTCTCCCCATATCGATATGGCGGGATACTCGTCTTCGAGGATTACAGTGACGGTCAGACACGCTACGGCACCGCACAGTTTGTCGCCGAACTGAATATACTGCTTACCGCCGCCCATAATGTACGAGACTTCAAGACCGGTGGGTGGAATAGTAATCTGGTTTTCTACCGTGGTTACAAGAACGGCAACTACGCAACGAAGTACGCGATCACCTACGCGGGCACTATGGATCTCTGGGTCGGTGGAACATCGCCCAGGCTTCAGTATGACTATGCATTTCTCAGGACAGCCGGTTCCAGCGAGGGGGCGTTGGGCATGAAGACGTTGGAGAGCGAGCCCGGCTGGACGAGTATGGGCTATCCCAAAGGATACGCCATGGGGCAAGTAATGCACCGGGTCGATGGCACGAGGGGCACGAAGTCGGGCGGCGTCATCCAGATGCTCGGTAATCCGATGGATGGCGGTAGCAGCGGTGGAGCCTGGACTGTCGGCAGTATCGTCATGGGCAACAATTCCGCCAGGTACGCAAGCAATCCGGACGCGCAATGGGGGCCGGTCTTCAACAATTACACATTCGATCTCTATAGAGCGGTGAAGAACGCCTGACGAGCTGCTACGCCTTATGTTCCAGGAATGAAGATGCTTCGGCATCCGCCGATCCCTGATAGAAACTGATCTGGAGTGGTTCATCACTTTGTAAAATTTTCAGCAGTGGGCCGAGGAGTTCCGGAAGCACATCCATGATGACATAACGGCTGTCTCCGAGAGCGGGACCGAACAGGGGACGCTGGATGTAGATGTAGCCTGCGGTCGTATTGCCATTCACTAGATGAATCCATCCAAGAAAGTCCGCGTCGCGGCCTGCTCGGTACAGCGAAGTACGGTAGCCGGTGACAGGATTGACTTGCCGGAGCGGGTAGTCGGCCGCCGAAACGTGCAGCCTGCGATCGGCACGCAATTCATCCGGCAGTAGCGCGGGATCCATCGCACAGTCCTTTCGTTGATTCACATCGCGGTCACGGACCGAGCCGTCGATCTGGTGAGTACGGTGCGTCCGCGGCCAGTCGAATGAGCGTGTGACTTGTGTCGGGATCGTTGCATTTGATCGTTTGCCGGGCGCTCGCACCATCTTCCGTAACGATCGCCCAAGTAAGCGTGCCGGTTCCGCCGGGCTCTACGCGATCAGGGTCGACATTTTCGAGCATGTACTTACCCTCGGCCCCTGGGGCATTGTCCTGATCGATGACAAGAGTTCCGGTGCCCCAGTTGCAGAAGTGGACGCTGACGCCGCTGGGAATCGACCGCTCGCAACTCTCTGCGATCCGAAACTCCTGCGACACTGCGATCCAAGGCCGCATCGCTTCATCATCGGTGCCCGCGGCTACCGCGTTCATACTGACTGGGGCGTCGCCGGTGTTGTCGACCGAAAATATCCACTGCCGGCCGGCGCGGTTGAGTTCTATGAAAATGCGGTGGACACCATGACTCTCGTCTTCAACGAACGCGGTCCCGGCTGGATTCTTTGTATCTGCGCCGTCGAACAGTTCGACAGGAGCGTCGGATAGCTCGACCAATCGGCCGCCGTCGGCCCGAACCGACATCGTCAGCGCCGACGAGCCCGCCGGCCGCACCGCCACCCGCACATGTAATGTGTCGCACCCCCGCGCGGTGAACGCGAACTCGGCGGTGCCTCTCGCCGGTATGCTCCACGGGGCGTTCCAGCCTTCTGGAAATAGTTCGACAGCCATGACAGATCTCCTACGTTGCCGCACCGCCGGTCGAATGACGGCGGTCTCACCGCAGCTTTGGGTCTTCGGGATCGCGGTGCAGCGCCGACTCCCACAGGCGGGGCCGGCGAACCACGGTCAAGAATGAGCGATCAGTTTGTGGCGGCAATACTCCCTCTCGCAAAGGCTATTCAAGCTGATGGGATCGCCGAGGAACGTGCTGCACTTCGGTTGCCCTGGGGGGCGTGAAATGCACGTATTACACGGGCCCCACGGCTGCGGAGGTGCTTTCGGTTCCTCTCGCTCGATTTGGATTCGTCTGTGACCGTCGTCTTTGTCATTACATTCGATTTTGTGGTCGAGCAGTCCCACTTTGCCGTCCAGCACTCGGAAGACGAGCTTCCCTTCCTCTCCGGGCTCGACAACATCGGGCTCGACGGATTCGAGCTCGAATATGTCGCCCGGTAGTGGCTGACCTGGACTCTGGGTAATCTTGAGCGTGGCGGTTCCGCAGTTGCGGAACCGAATCTCCGCACTCTCCGGCGCAGCCTGAAATCCGTGCGATTTCAGGATTATCTTCCCTTTGGGCAGATCGATCCATGGCCGTAGGGTGTCACTATCGGGATCGTCGGTGCCGGCAGCCGCGACATTGATGCTCGCGCTGGTGTCGGCAGAGTTTTCTACGAACAGCGTCCACTGCTGGTCTTGGACGTTGAAGATGATCTCGATGTGGTAGACCCCGTGCCCCTCATCGACCACGGAGGCCGTGCCCGCCGGCTGATCCGGATCTTCGTTCTCGTCGAGCACGTCGACGGTGGCTCCCGCACTCAACTCGAACAGTGCGCCCACGCCGGCCTGTAGGGAAAGCGTCATCAGCTCGGGATCGACGTCACGCACCCCGATCCGGATGTGGATTACTCCCATCGGTGCTCTTGCGGGGAAAACGACTGAAACACTGTCTCCGGCAGGTAATTCCTTGGGACTGCTCTGCCAGTCGTCGGGGAATAAGATGAACAAGATATCCATCGCTGGCCTCCCATGTCTCGGGGGATCATCAAGTCTTCGCGGTCACGATTCGATGCGGCAGCTCTGAGCGGGTTTCGGACAATCCGTCTGTTTCGTCGGAGCTTTCACAGGTGTTCGGTGCCTCCTCCTATTCACCGAAATGAGTGTGTGGGTCATGCCCACAGTTCCGGCACCTTGTGGGATCCCCCCAGACGCCACCTGGTTCATACTCGCGGCAGTCACACCCTGGAGCGTGGCATTTGTTGTGCGGCAGCTCTGGTTCTACCAGCAAGATCGTGAGTAGTGTGTGCTCCGGATCGGTGTCGTTGCACTGCAACTGGTGAGTGATCACCGGTGGTCCGTGGGGGTATGCGATTGTCGGGAAGCCGATAACGCATTCCACCTCGAGGCTGCCCACAGCGCCCGGCTTCAACTCGGAGGGCCGATCGCGTAGCACATACGGAGAGTCCGGCATGCCGAGAGGCGCTCCGATGGGCTCATCGATCCACAGAGTGGCGGTACCCGAATTGATGACCGTAGCGGGTGGCAGATTGGGGTTGATGAATCCGCGTTCGCCTACCAGGTGGAGCCAAGGCACCGACGTCGCGTGCTCGGAATCGCCTGCGACCGCACTGACCGAAACCACGTTTTGGTCGGTGTTATCGATCGTCAGGGTCCAGTCGAGTCCGGTGCTGTTGGGTTGGATCTCGATGAGGTGCAGTCCGTTGTCCTCGGCGGTGACCGAAGCCTCCCCCGCTGGTTCCGGGTATCCTTCCTCGAACACGTCGACCCACTGCCCTTCGCCCAGTTCCACCGGTTCCCCCGATCCGGCCTGTAAGCGGAATGTGAGGACGTCGCCCCGGTCAGGGCGCATCGCGACCCGGACGAAATGGGATCCCTCTTCGGCTGAGACGGTGAAGGTGAACCGAGCCGAATGCTGGCTTGCCAACTGGTGTGGTGTGGTCCAGCCGGCCGGGTAGAACTCAGTCGACATGGCTGATGTTCCTTGTGTCGAGTTGGCCGCTGGGGCCGATGGCGATGATGTCGGCGTAGATCAGCCGCGCCGGCCCGTCTACGGGGGATCCGGAATCCGGTGGGGGCGGATAGCTTTCGGCTTCGGTGAGCACGATGCGACGGGGCCGTCCGCCGGCGTCGGGGACGTGGATGCCGAAGGTGTTGTTCAATTTGTCGCTCGCGGTGACCACGGTGATCCACCCTGGGCTGCCGATCACCTCCGAGGCGGCTTGCCCGGACGGCGGTTGCCCGGAATCGTCGTCGTAGACCTGCACTTCGGCGGTGACGACGCTGCGGTCGCGTGGCGCCACCGGGCCCACCCCGGTAAGCCGAAGCTTCAACTGCTGGTTTGCGGTGTCCGGCGTGATCTCCAGCTGCCGATCGGGCAGCAATTGAATCGGCTCGGTTCGCGTCACCTCCGAAAGCGCCAGTTTCCTCGTGTCCGTGGTGCGGGCCTGGTAGCGGGCCAATGCCAATCGGACGAACGGGCAGTACGCTCGGCCCGGGTAGGGCGACAGGTCCACGTCGGCGTACCAGCGCCGGGCCGCGCTGTCGGACTCCACCGGGTAGGCCGCACCGGGGTGGGCAGGGCTCTGGGCGCTGTCGGCGGTAAAAGTCACAGGCGCGGAGAGGTGTTGCGCCATCAATAACGTCGGGATGGCACTTCCCAGCCACACCGGGTCACGGCCGACGAAACTACAGTCGGGGGGCACCTCGACGCCCGTCGTAGAAAACGGGCTGATCAGGACCGCCAGCATCTCCTCGGCGCCGGTCACATACCACGGTGGTCGCAGGTATACCCGTATACGCCCACCGCGGCGCAGCCGACGCACCTTGCCGTCGGCCGTGACATCGGTCGACCAGTGGAAGGAAGGCACACAGTGCGAGACATCCGGCGCCGGAGGGCGCGCGGTGCTCGGCACATCCACCTTGAATGGTGCGACCACCCGGCACGCCGCGGCGGATGCGCCGGGGTAGCAGTCTTCGAAACGCGACACCGCGGTCACCGTGTAGGTGATTTTGCGGCGCCGGGTATCGGCGAACTCGTGCCTGATCACCGGTAAAGCCTTGTCCCGCAGTGTTTGCCCGACGGTGAAGCTACCCAGCGCGACGGTGCGAGTCGTGCCGCCGGGGCCTTGGCCGGGGGTCTGGTCGGGGTCCGTCCAGGCGGCGCTGATCTCCAGGCGCCCGGTACTCGGGATATGCACGTTGAGGCCCGAGGTAACCAGCACGGCGTCGGTGCCCGCCGTGGTGCGCCGTGCGTCCAAGTTCCCGGTCGGTGCGGCGAGCGGCTTCTGTACCGCGTGCACCACAGTGAGTTCGCGGGGCGGGGTCACCAACGCGTTCCCGTTGTCTGCGATGCCGCGCGCCACGTCGTCCTCGGCAAGCCCGGCGCTGATCCAGCTCGCGATGCCGAACTTGCCGACGTCGTCCGGGTTCATCGTCGAGAGAATGTTCAATGTGAGCTGCTCTGCGCGGCCCAGCTCCACTCTGACAACCCTGTGGTCCGCTGAGGTTGTTGCCTTGCAGCCGGATTCGACGGCCACGAGATCCAACCGAATGGCCGGCCGATCGGGCCACGAAGCCCACACCGGCCGGGTGGGGATGCCGTGAATGACAGGCAGCGGATCGCCGTCCGGATCCGGCGGACGGCGTTTCACCGCGATGACCACGCGCTGGGCGCCCGGATCGGGCAGCCATGGAGCGTTCATCGTGTCGCTGGGGACCACGACGTAACGAGCATCTCCGGTTCCCTCCAGACGAGCGCCCGGGATATCTGTCGCCGTCTTATCCGCGCGCGTGGCGATCGCGAAGAATTCGTCGATTTGCTGGTCGGTGGCCTGCGGACCCAGCGCCGCATCGAAGACGGAATGCTGCAGCGCCAATTCCAGCGACGCGGACGGGCAGACCAGGTGACGGCGTGCGGTGGTACGAGTGACGTCGACGACCATCCTGTCCAGCGCCTCTCCAGCGGCCAGGCCGGCACCGGGAAGGATCTCCGGCGGTGGGATGGGTTCGAATCGCTGGTGTGGGAATTCCAGTGACTGTACGTTGTCCGCGGGCAGCAGCTCGTTCGGCCCGAGACCTCCGCCGGCGAGGTCGGCGATGCGCACGCGCATGTGGTACCTGCGGCCGAACCGCAGTCGCGGCAGGCTGCCCGGCTCGACCTTGTCGCTGACTCGGAAGGGCGGATCAGCCGGCGTGGGCGGCATCGAGTCGCCGGTAGGTACCGCGCGGCCGGGCCGCTGCACGGCAGTGCTGTATCCGTCCCATCGCGCCACCAGTTCATGGACGTACAACGCGTCGTGTGGACCGCCACCGGTGGTCAGCGCGTCAGGGCGGATGTAGCCTTCCTCCAGTACCGCTGAGCCCAGGGGTTGCCCGCCGACGGTGTAGCTCACGCGCCGCTGACAGGTGGACAACCACGTGGCGGCGTCCTGGATGTCGATGCGGTACCCGCCCACCAGGTCTCCGGCCAGCAGGGGCTGCGCAAGCAGATCCGCCGATGTTGCCGCGCTGCGACTCATTCGTTCGCGCATGGCGCTCGCACGGCCCCGGTCGACCAGCGCCACACCTGCCGATCGCAGGGCCGGCAGATTTCCTGCCACAGCGCGGGCGTCGCGGCGATCGGCGCGGCCCGCACCGACCATGCGCAGCGCGGCACCGTCGATGTCGAACGCCAGTGATGCGAAGCGGGCTCCGGCCTCCTCGGCGAGTCCGGCGCTTCCGATCGCCAACACTCCGTTGGCGATCGGGCTGCCGGTGGGGTCGGGGACGAAGCGCGTACCGGTCACGACGTATGCGGTGGACGGTGAGAGGTCCGGCCGTGTGGGATCGTCCGCAAGGCCGGTATTCGTCCACCCCGGAGGTTCGGCGGTCGACCACATCGGGCGGACGCTGAGAACCTTCTGCCCGTTTAGCACGGTCGCGTCGATGCCGAAGTCCAGTAGCAGACCCAGCGCCCGCAGCAGAACTGGATGGTCAGCTAATTGCGCCACTGTGGTGTGGAATTCGCGCTGGTCGTCGACCGTGTCCAGGCGCGGCTCCAACGGCGTTACGTCGCGATCACGCTGGTAGAAGGCGAATGCCTGATCGAGCGCCGAGGACCGCACTCTCCCGCCGTCCTCGGTCTCGTCGGCGGCCAGGCTGCCCTGCCATTCCGCCGTCGCTTCGGCCAGCGCGCGGTTCAGCTGCTCTTCGCTGCCGGGCGCCGAATACCGGGCATAGGCTCTGCCCGTGGC
Above is a genomic segment from Nocardia sputorum containing:
- a CDS encoding HD domain-containing protein, whose product is MGVLDDLVMPDTAASSAALEVVSAYQSAALLNHSRRVYVWAAAYGSRQGIRYDAELLFTAAMLHDIGLVPEFDSHTVPFEEAGGHVARVFAAGAGWPSERRERLGEVIARHMEPDVDVADDPEGHLLSRAAAVDIVGMNIDDFSPAFRAEVLQRYPRLGLADEFLACFQAQADRKTGSSAARAMQSGLAARMAANPLGAGSEPTSEEI
- a CDS encoding trypsin-like serine peptidase — its product is MASKRQPRSEVHEIDPRWAEALEASDERRLFREATPVPMPRVSEEELAEITKEEPEEQSENESSSRSFIGPRTAPTEADLAVSPYRYGGILVFEDYSDGQTRYGTAQFVAELNILLTAAHNVRDFKTGGWNSNLVFYRGYKNGNYATKYAITYAGTMDLWVGGTSPRLQYDYAFLRTAGSSEGALGMKTLESEPGWTSMGYPKGYAMGQVMHRVDGTRGTKSGGVIQMLGNPMDGGSSGGAWTVGSIVMGNNSARYASNPDAQWGPVFNNYTFDLYRAVKNA
- a CDS encoding TetR/AcrR family transcriptional regulator produces the protein MTDTEDRSRADQTRARLLEAAVVAFAERGFHGSTTRDITSIAGVSTGAIYVYHRSKEELLYQISHAGHLDTLERVRAAIASAQDPAEQLVAVMREFTIHHARAHTVARIINYELAALSPEHQQEIKETRRAIEGEVRSLIERGAAAGVFENSNIHMAATALLSLGIDIARWYHEGGSWSPEDIGDYYADLALRIVGGRRPGHPDSARS